One Zerene cesonia ecotype Mississippi chromosome 25, Zerene_cesonia_1.1, whole genome shotgun sequence DNA window includes the following coding sequences:
- the LOC119836602 gene encoding UDP-glucosyltransferase 2-like: protein MCRLLICFLVLSFGNTINSARILAIIPTPSISHQVVFRPLTQELARRGHEVTVITADPAFTKENVPANLTEIDLHDISYKVVQQDFINSKLQVGKQSNIFQQTKVLIDVMVKLTEVQLESKEIKELINGNKKFDLLMLEACVMPYRIFSHIFKAPVIEISSFGMSLDSEKVVGAPSHPFLYPTAMSQRVFNLTFWEKTFEIFKHIWMTIAWSISLDEKLSTFRKHLGNDIPGYDELNKNTEMLFLNIHPVWSHNQPLPPNVISVWGIHKVPEKPLPKDLEDYLNSSKNGVIYVSFGSNILSSLFPPTALKTLMEVFSKLPYDVLMKWDDKNLRGISNNIKLSTWLPQSDLLKHSKIKLFITQGGLQSTDEAITAGVPLIGIPMFGDQWYNVEQYENHKIGVQINVDNLTEDNLLKAIKTVIDDKSYKDNVKRLRSIMRDQPESALERAVWWTEYVLRHGGAKHLRSPAANMSWTDYYEIDFIFKLFCLVITILLTIVLSLYLLYVYTFRKNPKIKNKIS, encoded by the exons TTACTGTCATCACAGCTGACCCGGCATTTACCAAAGAAAATGTTCCAGCAAACTTGACAGAAATTGATCTACATGATATCTCCTATAAAGTGGTGCAACAGGATTTTATCAATAGTAAATTGCAAGTCGGTAAACAAAGCAATATTTTCCAACAAACAAAAGTATTGATCGATGTGATGGTTAAGTTAACGGAAGTACAGTTAgaaagtaaagaaataaaagagtTGATCAATGGGAAtaagaaatttgatttattaatgttagaAGCATGTGTAATGCCATATAgaatattttcacatatattCAAAGCACCagttattgaaataagttCGTTTGGAATGTCTTTAGACAGTGAAAAAGTAGTCGGTGCTCCGTCTCATCCGTTTTTATACCCAACGGCAATGAGCCAAAGAGTCTTCAACTTGACGTTTTGGGAAAAGACCTtcgaaatttttaaacatatttggaTGACTATTGCATGGTCTATTAGTTTAGACGAGAAACTGTCAACATTTCGTAAACATCTAGGTAACGATATACCTGGTTATGATGAACTGAACAAAAACACTGAAATGCTGTTTTTGAATATACATCCCGTTTGGAGTCACAACCAACCTTTACCGccaaatgttatttcagtttggGGAATTCATAAAGTACCAGAAAAACCTCTTCCTAAG GACCTAGAAGATTATTTGAATTCTTCCAAAAATGGCGTGATATATGTAAGTTTTGGGAGTAACATTCTCTCTTCTCTCTTTCCACCAACAGCACTTAAAACCTTAATGGAAGTATTTTCTAAATTGCCTTATGATGTTCTTATGAAGTGGGATGACAAAAATCTTCGAGGGATCagtaataatatcaaattatctACATGGCTTCCACAATCAGATCTATTAa AACATTCGAAGATAAAGCTTTTCATCACACAAGGAGGTTTACAATCAACAGATGAAGCCATCACTGCTGGGGTTCCTCTTATTGGTATACCGATGTTTGGAGATCAATGGTATAATGTAGAACAATACGAAAACCACAAAATAGGAGTACAAATTAACGTAGATAATTTAACGGAAGATAATCTCCTCAAAGcaataaaaactgttattgATGATAAAAG cTATAAAGATAATGTTAAGAGACTTCGTTCTATTATGAGAGACCAGCCCGAGAGCGCCCTGGAGCGCGCCGTATGGTGGACGGAGTACGTGCTGCGGCACGGAGGGGCGAAGCACCTGCGGTCCCCCGCCGCCAACATGTCCTGGACCGACTACTATGAGATtgactttatatttaagttattttgtttagtCATAACGATCCTGTTAACAATTGTATTAAGCTTATACCTTCTATATGTTTACACGTTTCGGAAAAATCCCAAGATTAAGAATAAGATatcgtaa
- the LOC119836603 gene encoding UDP-glycosyltransferase UGT4-like, which translates to MLFLNIHPVWSHNQPLPPNVISVWGIHKIPEKPLPKDLEHYLNSSENGVIYVSFGSNVLSAFFPPTALKTLMEVFSKLPYDVLMKWDDKNLRGISNLLLLRGNSIKLSTWLPQSDLLKHSKIKLFITQGGLQSTDEAITAGVPLIGIPLFADQWYNVEQYENHKIGVRLDIDNLTEDNLLKAITTVIDDKSYKDNIMRLRSIMRDQPQSALDRAVWWTEYVLRQGGAKHLRSPAANMPWTEYYEVDFIFNIFDQAKALKDILVELTKEQVNTKEIQELINNGKNKYDLLMIEACVRPYRMLSHIFEAPVIEINEELSIFRKWLGNDVPGYEELNKNTEMLFLNMHPVWSRNQPFPPNVISVWGIHKTPEKPLPKEIEDYLNSSKNGVIYVSFGTNVPSSLFPPTTVETLMRVFSKLPYDVLLKWDDKNLPGISNNIKVSTWFPQSDLLKHSKIKLFITQGGLQSTDEAITAGVPLIGIPMLGDQWYNVELYEYHKIGVRLDIDDITEDSLFKAIKTVVDDKSYKDNIMRLRSIMRDQPESALERAVWWTEYVLRHGGAKHLRSPAANMSWTEYYEIEFVFKLLSLVIAILFTILLSLYLLYVHVFRQNLKVKNKTS; encoded by the exons ATGCTGTTTTTGAATATACATCCCGTTTGGAGTCACAACCAACCTTTACCGccaaatgttatttcagtttggGGAATTCATAAAATACCAGAGAAACCACTTCCTAAG GACCTAGAACATTATTTGAATTCATCTGAAAATGGCGTAATATACGTCAGTTTTGGAAGTAACGTTCTTTCTGCTTTTTTTCCACCAACAGCACTTAAAACTTTAATGGAAGTATTTTCTAAATTGCCTTATGATGTTCTTATGAAGTGGGATGACAAAAATCTTCGAGGGATCagtaatttacttttacttcGAGGGAACAGTATCAAATTATCTACATGGCTTCCACAATCAGATCTATTAA AACATTCGAAGATAAAACTATTCATCACACAAGGAGGTTTACAATCAACAGATGAAGCCATCACTGCTGGTGTTCCTCTTATTGGTATACCGCTGTTTGCAGATCAATGGTATAATGTAGAGCAATACGAGAACCATAAAATAGGAGTAAGACTTGACATAGATAATTTAACCGAAGATAATCTCCTCAAAGCAATAACAACTGTTATTGATGATAAAag CTATAAGGATAATATTATGAGACTTCGTTCTATTATGAGAGACCAGCCCCAGAGCGCATTGGACCGCGCCGTGTGGTGGACGGAGTACGTGCTGCGGCAGGGAGGGGCGAAGCACCTGCGCTCCCCCGCCGCCAACATGCCCTGGACTGAGTACTATGAGGTTGACTtcatatttaa CATTTTCGATCAAGCGAAAGCATTAAAAGACATATTGGTTGAGCTTACAAAGGAACAGGTGAACACTAAAGAAATACAAGAGCTGATCAACAatgggaaaaataaatatgatttattaatgataGAAGCATGTGTAAGGCCATATAGAATGCTTTCCCATATATTCGAAGCACctgttattgaaataa ATGAGGAACTGTCAATATTTCGAAAATGGCTGGGTAACGATGTACCTGGTTATGAGGAATTGAACAAAAATACTGAAATGCTATTTTTGAATATGCATCCCGTTTGGAGTCGCAATCAACCTTTTCCAccaaatgttatttcagtttggGGAATTCATAAAACGCCAGAGAAGCCACTTCCAAAG GAAATAGAAGATTATTTGAATTCGTCCAAGAATGGCGTAATATACGTAAGTTTTGGGACTAACGTTCCTTCTTCCCTGTTTCCACCTACAACAGTTGAAACGCTAATGAGAGTATTTTCCAAATTACCTTACGATGTGCTGTTGAAATGGGATGACAAAAATCTTCCAGGAatcagtaataatataaaagtgtcTACGTGGTTCCCACAATCAGATCTATTGA AACATTCGAAGATAAAGCTGTTTATCACACAAGGAGGTTTACAATCAACAGATGAAGCTATCACTGCTGGGGTTCCTCTTATTGGTATACCGATGCTTGGTGATCAATGGTATAATGTAGAACTATACGAATACCATAAAATAGGAGTAAGACTTGACATAGACGATATAACTGAAGATAGTCTCTTTAAAGCAATCAAAACCGTTGTTGATGATAAAAG ctataaagataatattatgagaCTTCGTTCTATTATGAGAGACCAGCCCGAGAGCGCCCTGGAGCGCGCCGTGTGGTGGACGGAGTACGTGCTGCGGCACGGAGGGGCGAAGCACCTGCGGTCCCCCGCCGCCAACATGTCCTGGACTGAGTACTATGAGattgaatttgtatttaagttaCTTAGTTTAGTCATTGCGATCCTGTTTACAATTCTATTAAGCTTATATCTTCTATATGTTCATGTGTTTCGGCAAAATCTCAAAGTGAAAAATAAGACATCGTAA
- the LOC119836820 gene encoding UDP-glucosyltransferase 2-like: MYRQILVLLCASIIRESYSARILAIFPTPSISHQVVFRPLTQELAKRGHHVTVLTTDPVFTNKNRPKNLTEIDVHDLSYTMWREKFTYNQEFGKKETIYNQIRTILDMIVPLTEVQYKSKQVQDLINDKSVQFDLLLIEAWTRQALIYSYIYKAPVIQVSSFGAIFDHDETVGSPVHPFLYPILCQQRIYNLTFWEKIEELYKYWWFKSLWFSREDEEIRKLRKFVGNDLPHYRELRNNIDMVFLNTHSMLLDNQPLPPNVISIWGIHKKPENALPQDLKSYLDSSKNGVIYISFGTNAPSSTLPSEFIQLLIRVFSKLPYDVLWKWEKDELPGKSGNIRISKWLPQSDLLKHPKIKLFITQGGLQSTDEAITAGVPVIGIPMLGDQWYNVEKYVHYKIGKRLDMESVNEHNLKSAIDTVISDESYRKNILKLRRLLKDQPESGLERAVWWTEYVLRHGGAKHLRSPAANMPWTEYYEIEFISKLLLLLAAIIVPILTVIYYVTIKLVPKSKLKVS; this comes from the exons ATGTATAGACAAATACTAGTCTTGTTATGTGCATCAATCATAAGGGAATCTTATAGCGCACGAATATTAGCCATATTTCCTACACCATCAATCAGTCATCAAGTTGTGTTTCGGCCACTAACGCAAGAGTTGGCTAAACGTGGTCACCATGTTACCGTCCTTACTACAGATCCAGTATTCACAAACAAGAATAGACCAAAAAACCTCACAGAAATTGATGTCCATGATTTGTCGTATACAATGTGGAGGGAAAAGTTTACGTATAACCAAGAATTTGGAAAAAAGGAAACTATCTACAATCAAATCAGAACAATACTTGATATGATCGTTCCTCTGACAGAAGTGCagtataaatcaaaacaagTGCAAGACCTAATTAATGATAAGAGCGTTCAGTTTGATTTACTATTGATAGAAGCTTGGACACGACAGGCtttaatatactcgtatatttatAAGGCGCCTGTCATACAAGTCAGCTCTTTTGGGGCGATTTTTGATCACGATGAAACTGTGGGCTCGCCTGTACACCCATTCCTCTACCCAATACTGTGTCAACAGAGGATTTATAACCTAACATTTTGGGAGAAAATTGAAGAGCTTTACAAATATTGGTGGTTTAAAAGTTTGTGGTTTTCAAGGGAAGATGAGGAGATAAGAAAATTACGAAAATTCGTTGGAAATGATCTGCCACACTACAGAGAGCTGAGGAACAATATTGATATGGTCTTTTTAAATACTCATTCTATGCTATTGGATAATCAACCTTTGCCGCCTAATGTTATATCGATATGGGGTATTCATAAAAAGCCAGAAAACGCATTGCCGCaa gATCTTAAATCGTATTTAGATTCATCGAAAAACGGTgtcatttatataagtttCGGTACCAACGCGCCTTCGTCGACTTTACCATCCGAATTTATTCAGTTATTGATACGAGTATTTTCAAAGCTACCCTACGACGTATTGTGGAAATGGGAAAAGGATGAATTGCCTGGGAAATCGGGAAATATACGAATATCCAAATGGTTACCACAATCAGATCTATTGA AACATCCAAAAAtcaagttatttataacacaagGTGGGCTACAATCTACAGATGAAGCAATAACTGCTGGAGTGCCTGTTATTGGAATACCGATGCTTGGAGACCAATGGTACAATGTAGAAAAGTATGTGCATTATAAAATTGGGAAGAGATTGGATATGGAATCAGTAAATGAACATAATCTGAAGTCAGCTATTGACACTGTTATAAGCGATGAAAG TTATCGAAAGAACATCTTAAAATTGCGTAGACTATTAAAAGACCAGCCCGAGAGCGGCCTCGAGCGCGCCGTGTGGTGGACGGAGTACGTGCTGCGGCACGGAGGGGCGAAGCACCTGCGCTCCCCCGCCGCCAACATGCCCTGGACTGAGTACTATGAGATTGAATTCATATCAAaactattattacttttagCTGCTATTATAGTACCAATTTTAACAGTGATTTACTATGTTACTATAAAACTAGTGCCTAAATCTAAGTTAAAAGTTTCTTAG